From a single Oreochromis niloticus isolate F11D_XX linkage group LG4, O_niloticus_UMD_NMBU, whole genome shotgun sequence genomic region:
- the LOC106098324 gene encoding macrophage mannose receptor 1 yields the protein MKWIQAQNYCRKTYTNLATVHNAQDFAELSEVIGSSGYLWFGLQPDTEAWEWSLENQDHYDEGEADFRMWNNGEPSYGISSYMACVAMLQNGNWDDQLCENLLPFYCYNKKTSSFTFVGVSKSWGDAQSHCRDHYTDLASVRNQSESQQLKAIATSTAWIGLYRNSWKWSDGSTFSFTNWFSNSPSTVVTSSCGASSSVNWVNSNCIYTRKFVCFTAVSMRKVLKVQLKTTNTAVDMEGLKENILEKFSQRLNEHSPNEEFKLRWLKEPDGKTFNKDDEKELDKSSGQDQQPTVCNQVAKDWSSAKQFCRNKYTDLACVQNEQDLAMVNKLTKGLYSVWIGLQPDIEAWRWSLGYQNYYVEGGTEFRMWASNEPNVGPGYYKACVAMLPSGEWTDQACGDTYPFICYYKNTSSFIYVNVSETWENAQSYCRVKHTDLASVRNQSENEQLKMMLNNSPT from the exons ATGAAGTGGATTCAAGCTCAAAATTACTGCAGGAAGACATACACCAACCTGGCGACTGTACATAATGCTCAGGACTTTGCCGAACTCAGTGAAGTCATAGGATCATCAGGTTATTTATGGTTTGGACTTCAACCTGACACAGAAGCATGGGAATGGTCTCTGGAGAACCAGGATCACTATGATGAAGGAGAGGCTGACTTCAGGATGTGGAATAATGGTGAACCCAGTTATGGAATAAGCAGCTACATGGCTTGTGTGGCAATGCTTCAAAATGGGAACTGGGATGACCAGTTGTGTGAAAACCTGTTACCATTCTACTGCTACAACaaaa aGACATCAAGTTTCACCTTTGTGGGTGTGAGTAAGTCCTGGGGGGATGCTCAAAGCCACTGCAGGGACCACTACACTGACCTGGCCAGTGTGAGGAACCAATCTGAGAGTCAACAGCTGAAGGCAATTGCAACTTCTACCGCTTGGATCGGCCTCTACAGAAACTCCTGGAAGTGGTCAGATGGGAGCACATTTTCATTTACCAACTGGTTTTCCAATTCACCGTCCACGGTAGTGACATCTTCTTGTGGTGCTTCATCCTCTGTGAACTGGGTCAACTCTAATTGTATATATACccgtaaatttgtctgtttcaCTG CTGTGTCTATGAGGAAGGTGTTGAAAGTGCAGCTGAAGACAACTAATACTGCTGTGGATATGGAGGGACTGAAAGAGAACATCTTGGAAAAG ttcagtcagagattgaatGAGCACAGCCCGAATGAAGAATTCAAGCTAAGATGGTTGAAGGAGCCTGATGGGAAGACCTTCAACAAGGACGACGAGAAAGAATTAGACAAGAGTTCTGGCCAGGATCAGCAGCCGACCGTATGCAACCAAGTC GCAAAAGACTGGAGCAGCGCTAAACAGTTCTGTAGGAATAAGTACACTGACCTGGCTTGTGTGCAAAATGAGCAAGACCTGGCAATGGTCAATAAACTTACAAAGGGACTTTACAGTGTTTGGATTGGACTCCAACCTGACATTGAAGCATGGAGGTGGTCTCTGGGATACCAGAATTATTATGTTGAAGGAGGGACTGAGTTCAGAATGTGGGCTAGTAATGAACCGAATGTTGGTCCAGGATACTACAAAGCATGTGTGGCAATGCTCCCAAGTGGGGAATGGACAGATCAGGCGTGTGGCGACACATACCCATTCATCTGCTACTACAAAA ACACATCGAGCTTCATctatgtgaatgtgagtgagaCCTGGGAAAACGCTCAGAGCTACTGCAGGGTGAAGCACACAGATCTGGCCAGTGTGAGGAACCAGTCTGAGAATGAACAGCTGAAGATGATGTTGAACAATTCCCCCACGTAG
- the LOC106098321 gene encoding putative C-type lectin domain family 20 member A, which translates to MKKAAIIMMVLSGICFLPACFPQIYHISQSPETWTVARKKCRSKYTDLATIETKQDVLKIRTLTKTLSYVWIGLHADTESWRWSLENQNYFNAQEAGFRMWDDGEPSGSEYYKICVKLQNNGKWTVQLCETPAPLFCYNEGTSSFIYVNLNKTWKDAQSYCREHYTDLASVRNQSENEQLKNMLNSASAWIGLYRNSWKWSDGSAYLLDNWAPKNPSSLIKNTCAGSFSGKWYNVDCNDYWNYVCYRAVQVKKVVKLVLKKSDSSVNMEEVKGEILEKLIQKLKEQNIAGNVKLNWVNQPDGTIFSKKNEEYKEEEICTIK; encoded by the exons ATGAAAAAGGCCGCAATAATTATGATGGTCCTATCAG GAATATGTTTCCTTCCTGCTTGTTTTCCTCAAATCTACCACATTAGTCAGTCTCCAGAAACATGGACTGTCGCTCGGAAAAAGTGCCGGAGCAAGTATACGGACCTCGCAACAATAGAGACGAAGCAAGACGTGCTCAAAATAAGAACGCTCACAAAGACTCTCAGCTATGTCTGGATTGGACTCCATGCTGACACGGAATCATGGAGGTGGTCTCTGGAAAACCAGAATTACTTTAATGCACAAGAGGCTGGGTTCAGGATGTGGGATGATGGGGAACCCAGTGGTTCAGAATATTACAAAATTTGTGTCAAGCTGCAGAACAATGGGAAATGGACTGTCCAGCTGTGTGAAACACCAGCCCCACTATTCTGCTACAATGAAG GCACATCAAGCTTCATCTATGTGAATCTAAATAAGACCTGGAAGGATGCTCAGAGCTACTGTAGGGAGCACTACACTGATCTAGCCAGTGTGAGGAATCAATCTGAGAATGAACAACTGAAGAACATGCTAAACAGTGCCTCCGCATGGATCGGTCTTTACAGAAATTCCTGGAAGTGGTCAGATGGGAGTGCATATTTGTTGGACAACTGGGCTCCCAAAAACCCTTCCAGTTTAATCAAAAACACATGTGCTGGTTCCTTCTCTGGAAAGTGGTACAATGTTGATTGCAATGACTACTGGAACTATGTCTGTTATA GAGCTGTCCAGGTGAAAAAGGTGGTAAAGTTGGTGCTGAAGAAATCAGACTCTTCTGTGAACATGGAGGAGGTGAAGGGAGAAATCTTGGAAAAG CTTATTCAGAAACTGAAGGAGCAAAACATAGCTGGAAACGTGAAACTGAACTGGGTAAACCAGCCTGATGGAACGATCTTCAGCAAGAAGAATGAAGAGTACAAGGAAGAGGAGATATGCACCATCAAATGA
- the rpl23 gene encoding large ribosomal subunit protein uL14: MSKRGRGGSSGAKFRISLGLPVGAVINCADNTGAKNLYIISVKGIKGRLNRLPAAGVGDMVMATVKKGKPELRKKVHPAVVIRQRKSYRRKDGVFLYFEDNAGVIVNNKGEMKGSAITGPVAKECADLWPRIASNAGSIA, encoded by the exons ATGTCTAAGAGAG GACGTGGTGGTTCCTCTGGAGCCAAGTTCCGCATCTCCCTGGGTCTCCCAGTAGGAGCAGTCATCAACTGCGCGGACAACACAG GTGCCAAGAACCTGTACATCATCTCTGTGAAAGGCATCAAGGGCCGTCTGAACCGTCTTCCTGCTGCTGGAGTTGGTGACATGGTCATGGCCACAGTCAAGAAAGGCAAGCCAGAGCTCAGGAAGAAGG TGCATCCTGCGGTGGTGATACGGCAGCGGAAGTCGTATAGACGAAAAGATGGCGTGTTTCTCTATTTTGAAGACAACGCGGGTGTCATAGTAAACAACAAAGGAGAAATGAAAG gTTCTGCCATCACAGGCCCAGTGGCCAAAGAGTGTGCTGACCTGTGGCCCAGGATTGCCTCCAATGCTGGCAGCATAGCCTGA
- the si:dkey-283b1.7 gene encoding von Willebrand factor C domain-containing protein 2-like, translating to MANRYLSVLLVQILLLLPLPHGPARVAVAVEYSKTDLDYEFGDYRGKWCIDDHGFVYSIGEVYYPSPTSCPCTCTIDGPVCVRPKCPRIHPRCTRIRYKACCPVCEAMGRVCVYGGKTYRLLEEFRLSRCERCRCEPNREVYCSISDCPAPHCVNPTYEPNHCCPICKTGPNCFAGNRVIPAGERVNIDEQTVCYCTYRDGTWHTHPHATCEQRPQPSPTQSTRTEAPRDEDSKGKGGRPFIPRLDVIP from the exons ATGGCAAACCGCTACCTCTCCGTCCTGCTCGTGCAGATCCTGCTACTCCTTCCGCTGCCGCACGGTCCGGCGCGCGTGGCGGTTGCTGTGGAATACTCCAAAACCGACTTGGACTACGAGTTCGGCGACTACAGGGGGAAGTGGTGCATCGACGACCACGGCTTCGTGTACAGCATCGGAGAGGTTTACTACCCGAGTCCTACGTCGTGTCCCTGCACATGCACCATCGACGGTCCAGTATGCGTCCGGCCCAAGTGTCCTCGCATCCACCCCCGGTGCACGCGGATCAGGTATAAAGCGTGCTGCCCGGTGTGCGAGGCTATGGGCAGAGTCTGTGTCTACGGAGGGAAAACATACAGGCTGCTGGAGGAGTTCAGG CTGTCAAGGTGTGAGCGATGTCGCTGTGAGCCCAACAGAGAGGTGTACTGCAGCATTTCCGACTGCCCAGCCCCGCACTGCGTTAACCCCACCTACGAACCCAACCACTGCTGCCCCATATGTAAGACCG GTCCCAACTGTTTTGCTGGGAACAGGGTGATCCCAGCAGGCGAGCGTGTGAATATTGACGAGCAAACAGTATGCTACTGCACCTACCGAGACGGGACATGGCACACCCACCCCCACGCCACCTGTGAACAGCGCCCACAGCCCAGCCCAACACAGAGCACCCGCACTGAGGCCCCCAGGGACGAGGACAGCAAAGGGAAAGGAGGGAGGCCATTTATTCCTAGACTGGACGTGATACCttga